CCCGTTGAGCGGGACGAAGCGCACCGCATCGGCGACGACTTGCCGCAGCGTGCCTTTGTTGTTGATTTCCACGCCTTGCGTTGGGTCGCTGAAACGGAACGCCGTCTTGCTGTCCCAATAGGGCACGGTGTCCACCGTTTGGTCAACGGCAAAGTGGGCTTCGCCCTTAGGCGGCGTCGGCAAAGCCGGTGGCAGCGCTAAGCGATGTTGCCCGTCATGCGACAGCACCTCCACCGGCACGGCTTTCGCCATGTAACGGTCGGGCAAAACACGATACAGCAGCGTCACTTCGTAGCGCCCGTCTTCATCCACGCGGATGGGAAAAACGATGTGGCTGCTGCCTTTGTTTTCGTCGTTGTCGTGGTAAGCGTCGTCGGTTCTGCGCCACGCCCCTTGCAACTCGGCTGCGCCCTTGTCGGTGACATTGATGCGCTTGACCGTTTCCTTCGGCAGCGGACCGCGCAACTCAATCCCGACGACGGAGACGACACCGTAAGTGCCCGCGTTGCTGACCCGAACGCATTGCCCGTCGTCAGCGCGCTTGAAAGTGAAAGCGGCTGCCAACTTGTGCCGACCGATGCCGCTTTTTTCGGCTTGCGTTTCGTCCACGAACTCCTGAGTCAGCGCGTAGGGCGTGTTGAGGACGGTGAGGGCAAGCGTGCGGGTCGTTTTCAGCCCCTGCTCGTCTTCAACGGTCAACTCAAATTGCAAGTCGTAAAAGTCGGGCGTCAGGTTTTTCGCTTCACGATAGACAGATTGCAGGAAGCGAAAGGCTTGCTGCATCTCCTGTTCCATCGCGTCGCGGAACAGCAGACGGTTGTAAAGCAAGTTGATGGCGCGCCGATATGCAGCGTCGGGCGCTGTCAATTTCGTCGGGTCAGGCAAGTTTGTCGGGAACCCGCGGAACGGACCAGAGTTGTTCAGGTAAGCCAACGACGCCACATCGCGGCTGAGCATATCTATGCCCGTCAGATATTGGGCTGTCGGACGGTTTGTTTCGCTGAAGTAGCGGCGGAAATCGGCACCGCCAAACAGGGCGATGTTTTCGGCAAACAAATCCCGCTCGTTGCGTTTCCATTCGTCGTCAAAAATCACCTTGATTTTGCGCCGCAGTTGGTAGTAGGACAAAAAGGTGTTGTCCATGCCCACCGCAGGGCGGTCGCCTTCGTAAGGCAGCAGCAACGCAAAGGGAAACACTTCGTCGGGTTTAACGCCTAACCGCTGCAATGCCGCCGACACTTGTTCGCAAAAAGAGCGTAAGCGGTTGATGTCCTGTTCGCTCCACGCGGGGAACGGGTCTGGGGGCATCCGCTTTTGCGGGTCGGTCATGCCGATGCGCCCCACCAACCCGCTGGGCGTGTCGGTGCGAAAGTAATCGTGCTCTAACAGCACACGGAAAGCCGCGATGGGATTGTGCGGCAATTCCAACGGCGAAGGGTTCCTTTTGCCGTGACAGGTCAAGCATCCCGTCTGCCGAAACAACGGCCAAAACTCATCAGCAAAGCGATGTTCCAAAGTCGCTAACGGCTCGGGCAAACGGGCACCAGCGGGCAGCGTTTTGGCTGTCGCGGTTGAAGGATCGGATTGGACTGCAGATGACGGCGGTGTTTTCTGCGGCGCTGCCGATTGAGGCGGTCGGGTCAAACCCAGCGTGACGAGCCACACCAACGCGAGGCTGGCGCTCACACCGATTTGCCAGCGCCACCAGTGTCGCATCGGGACATCCACTCCCCTGCATCGGTTGCTGCGCTGTGAGACGCAGCGGTTGCCGTTTATGTTAACACACCGATGCCCACGCCGCTATTCAGGGGTCGGCGTTTCGCCCGCTATGGTGACTGGGCGGTTTCGCGCAAGATGTTTTCGGCACCGATAACCCATGCGTGGCGAGGGTCGTAGCGGAAAAACAACCGCCGCCCTTCGCCCGCCAACGCCCAAAGGTAGTAAACGCTGTAGCCGGGTGGGGCTGCGACGGGGTGGTAACCCTTGGGGATGACGATCGTGTCGCCGTCGCGCACGATGACGGCGTCGTTCAAGGTGCCATCATCGCTGTAAAGCAGCTGCACTGCGAACCCGTTAGGCGGCGTGATGCGGAAGTGGTAGACTTCTTCCAAGCGGGCTTCAAAGGGCGGGTCTTCCACTTCGTGCTTATGGGGCGGATAGGACGACCAATTGCCAGGCGGGTTGCGGGTTTCACCGACGAGCAAGCGTTTGGCAGGGAAAGTGGCGTCCACGAGGTCGTCAATGTCGCGCCGCCAGTTGAATTGACCGACGCTGCGGCTTTTGATGCGGTCGGGCGTGATGACAACCACCTCGCCGCCTTGCCGAGCGGGTGCGCTCATCAGCGCTATTTCCACAAAAGTCTGAGCGCGCACCCGAAACTTCGTTGCCGGCGGCAAATAAAGCCCGAAGGCTTTGTCATTGAACACATCGCGGCGTTGCCCTGTAAATCGCTTGCCGTCCGCTTCCATCTCCACGATGCCCACCAGTAGGACAGCGACGGTTTCTTCGCTGCCCGTTTCTCCCTCATACTCACTGCCCGCTTCCAGCCGCAGCAGCGCGGCTGAGAGCCACTGGGTGTGTCCCAGCAGCGGCGAAACGATGGGCAACCGCCCTGTCCCTTCAGGTAGAGGCACATGGAGTTTTTCCCGCAACACGACACATCCGCCTCCTTCACGCCGTCATCAAGAGGTATCCCAACTCCCACAACAAGTAGAAGCCGAACGCCACGCTGACAACGCCCGTCGTCGCCAACAGCGTCCAGTAGACGCGCTCAAAGCGTTGTTGCGCCAGCCAAACGGGCAAACTCAATGCGAATGCCGTCGCCGTCATGCCCACGATAGAGCCGATGCCGAAGACGGCGAGGTAAACGATGCCTGCAAGCAACGAAGGCGCCGTCGTCATCACCATGACTGCCGCTGCCCCGCTACCCGCCAACCCATGCACCATGCCGATAAGCAATGGGCGCCATCCCGTTGACCGTTGAGGATGTTCGTGGTGATGGGCTGTGGGAAGATCGTGAGGCGTTGCGCCGTGGGCGTGAAAGTGCAAATGGCGCTTACCATCGTGCTCATGCCAATGCAAGTGGATGCGACGCCGCCACAACCGCCACAAAGTCGCTCCGCCCAACGCAATCAGGGCGATGCCGACCAACCCTTCCAAACCCGCTTGCACCTTTTGAGGCAATTGCATCCGCAGCAGCAACAACGGAACGCCCAAAATTAGCAGGGTCAAAGTGTGTCCGATGCCCCAAAGTGCACCGACGCGGGCGGCGGGACGAAAACTGCCCGTCTCTGCCACCATGACCGAGACGGCGACGAGGTGGTCAGGGTCTAAGGCATGCCGCAACCCCATCGCCAAGCCCAGCAGCCAAAAGCCCAACCCGCTCATGTCCGTTCACCTGCCGCGCCCAATTGTGCCGCAGTGACGAATTTGCGGCTATAATTGCCACACCGAAGCCGCGCAACCAAACGACGCGACGCCACAGTTACGGGGTGAACGCGCATGGTCATCGGTTCAGTGCCGTTTTTGAACGCGGTGCCGTTGACTTGGGCGCTGCCGCGTTTGGGGTTTGACGGCAGGCTCGTCTACGGCACACCCGCACAACTCGCTGAATGGCTGCAGCAAGGAGCGATTGATGTCGGTCTTATTCCCGTCGCCCAATATTTGCGGGGTGTCGGCGAGGTGCTCATTGACCGTTTAGGCATCGCTGCCGATGGCGCTGTCCGCAGCGTTGCGGTGTTCAGCCACCAACCGTTGACGGCGCCCCGCACCATCGCCGTTGACGCTGGGTCACGCAGTTCCGTTTTGCTGCTGCAAGTGTTGCTACGGTGGCGATGGGGGCTGACACCGCAACTGGTGCCGATGGAACCCGACTTAGAACGCATGCTGGCTGTGACTGACAGTGCGCTGCTCATCGGCGACGCTGCGTTGCGGGCGTCGCTGAATACACAGTTGCACGCATGGGATTTGGCAGCGGCATGGAAGGAGTGGACGGGGTTGCCCTTTGTGTTTGCGGCGTGGGTCGCCCGCGATGAAGAGGTCGCCCGTAAAATAGCGCCGCTGCTTTTTGCCGCCCATGCTGAAGGCGTGCGCCGTTTGCCGACCATCGTGGCGGAAGAAGCCGAGCGCCGCCACCTGCCTGCGGAAGTCGTGCAGCACTACTTGACGGAGCACATCCGCCACACTTTAAGCGAAGTGCACCACGAAGCCGTTCAGCGATTTGCCCGCGCCGCCGCAGAAATCGGAGCGCTTTCAACGGTGCGCACCATTCGTTGGTTCACTTTGTAGCGTCCTTGACTACACCACCCGTTCGGAAGCGCCTCTTATGTGAATAGGCGACGGTTCAACGGGTGCGCCTACGCTGACGCGCGCCAGTCAAACACGACGCCGAGAAACTCATCGGCGCGGTCGCGCAGCCCTGCATAAGCGTCGGCGCATTGTTCGGGGGGCAAGCGGTGCGTCAGCAACGGTTCCACCTTCAACCTGCCTTCGGCGATCAGGCGCAGCGTGATCTTCGCGTTGCGCTCCACGCTGTGCTTGTAAAGGTGGGCGTTGCGCTCAATAGGCAGCAGGTCATCGCGGGCTTCCTTGACGGGGTAACGCCACTCGTGAGCGCCCTTGAAAGTGATGCACCCATAGCCCGAAAGGTGGATGCGTTCCAGCAGTTCGGTGATGTTCGTCTCCAAGCGTCGTCCAAAGTAAGAGCCGAGCAAAATCACTTCGCCATACTTTGCTGCCAGTTGGGGCGCCAAAAGTGCCGCCTGCGGGTTGCCCGTTGCGTCCACGACGACCTCGCACCCGGCGCCGTCGGTCCACTCCTTGACCGTTTGGACGGGGTCAGCGACGGCAGCGTTGATTAAACGCTCAACGCCGCAGGCGCGGGCGATGTCCAACCGTTTGGGGATACGGTCAATGCCGATGACGCGACAACCCGCTAATTGAAACAGTTGCGCCGCCAAGTTACCGACTAACCCCAACCCGATGACCGCCACCGTGTCACCCAGTTCCGCGTTGCTGACCCGCAGCGCCGTGATGGACACATCCGCCATGCGGGCGAAAACGGCTTTCACGGGGTCAAGTCCGTCAGGCACTTGGACGGCGATGACCCGTGCCTTGGCGTGGCTGGCATGGTTGCTGTGGGTGAGGATGATGTCGCCCACCTTGATTTTGCTGACCGCGTCGCCGACAGCGATAACTTCTCCGACAGCGCCGTAGCCAGGGCGAAACGGGAAGGGTGCCCAATCGGCTAAGCCCGCAAGGCACGCCAATTCCGTGCCGGGGCTGATGATGGACACCAAGGTGCGGATGACGATTTCATCGGGCGCCGGGGTGAGGTCAACAGTTTCAGTCACCAACTCTACGGCGTTTGCCGCCGGAAAAACGACCTGACGCATCACCACGCTCGGCATCGCATTCTACCCCCCTTATCCCGTCGTCCAAAACTCGGTTTCATATCGCCGCTTCACCCACGACGGCGAAGGGGCTGGGGAGAGGAGGGCGCCGTTTTTGTTCCACGATGGTGCTTTTTTCCCAAGCCCGTAAAAACGCCGCAAACACATCGGAGTCAAACTCATTAGGCACATCGCGGCGGATGATCTCAATGGCAGCGGACGGCTCCAGCGCCGCTCGGTAAGGGCGGTCGGAGGTGAGGGCGTCAAAGACATCGGCGACGGCGAGGATGCGGGCGTCCAGCGGGATTTCGTCGCCTTTTAAGCCCAGCGGGTAACCTTTGCCTGAAAGGCGTTCGTGGTGGTAACGCACCCCCCCTAAGTAGGGGCGCATCCGCTTGATGGGCGCTAAGATGCGGTAGCCGATTTCTGGGTGCTGCTTCATCACAGCAAACTCCACATCGGTCAACAAGCCTTCTTTCAGCAAGACAGCGTCGGGGATACCGACTTTCCCGATGTCGTGCAAAAGCCCGGCGAGACGGATGCGTTCGCAGTCTTCGTCGCTCAACCCCATTTCACGGGCGATGGCAACGGCGAACTCCGTCACGCGCTCCGAGTGCCCACGCGTGTAAGGGTTGCGGGCGTCCAACATGGCGACGATCGCCCGCACCAAATCCCAAAACAACTCCTGCAGCGCTTGGTGAGTTTGGGCTTTGTCGATGGCGACGGCACATAGCGAGGAAATCGCCATTAATTCGTTGACATCCGCTTCGGTGAAAGTGCTGCTTTGGCAGTTCAAAACTTCCAGCACACCTTTGATTTCGTCGCCGATGCGCAGGGGCACCGCGATCAAGTTGCGCGTCACGAAGCCGGTCGTTTCGTCCACGATTTTGGCGTGACGGGCGTCGCTGGTCACATCAGCGACCAACATCGGTTGCCCCGTTTCCAATACATGACCGGCGATTCCCTGCCCGCGCTTTAGCCGCATCTGCTTAACGGCTTCGCCCTTCTCGCCCGTCGCGACCTCAAAAAACAGTTCGTCGGTCTCAGGGTCATAAAGCAGCAACGAACTGGTCTCGGCATCGGTCAAGCGTTCAGCGGCGTGCATGATGGCAGTCAGGACGCGGTGCAGGTCCAGCGAGGCATTGACCTGCACCATCAAATCCAGCACCATTTGCAGGTGGCAGAGTTTTTGTTGAGACTCAACGCGCACTTGCGCCAACTCCGCTTCCAGCTCTGCGACGCGCCGCTCCAATTGGGCGATGCGCTCCTGCGCCGTTCGGTCATCCATGGCTCTCTGTCACCTCGGGTTTGGCTGCGCTCATCTACCCGGCAGATAGGCACACCCCGCTGCCACCTCCACACCCAAAACACTTGCGGATGAAGGCATCATAACGGCTTGAGAGGCTTCCGCCGCCACGCATGGAAAAATTCCTCGCCGTTAAAAAATTCTGCCGCCTTTTGCAGCCAACGGTCTTAAACAAAGGTTCACCGAATGAACCAATCAATCGCGTCCAGACCCACTCAGTGCCCTTTACTTTCCAGCCATTCCAAAACCTCACGCCACCCGATAATGCCCTGACGACCTTGTTTAATGACCTCCTTTGAGCAAATCCTGTTCCACTGTTTTCACGGGCATCAGTTCGTTGCGATAGCGTTCCAACGGGATAGTTGCCAGAAACTCCTCAAATTGCTTCAGCAAGTTTTTGGCGTCCACTGTGCTCACCCTTCCAGTGGCAGTTTAGGCATTTCATTGCGTGAAACCAACTCTTGGGGTATTGGCACGCGCTTGAGCATGGTCAGTGTAAGATGTGGCACGA
This portion of the bacterium HR17 genome encodes:
- the mqnA gene encoding Chorismate dehydratase; the encoded protein is MVIGSVPFLNAVPLTWALPRLGFDGRLVYGTPAQLAEWLQQGAIDVGLIPVAQYLRGVGEVLIDRLGIAADGAVRSVAVFSHQPLTAPRTIAVDAGSRSSVLLLQVLLRWRWGLTPQLVPMEPDLERMLAVTDSALLIGDAALRASLNTQLHAWDLAAAWKEWTGLPFVFAAWVARDEEVARKIAPLLFAAHAEGVRRLPTIVAEEAERRHLPAEVVQHYLTEHIRHTLSEVHHEAVQRFARAAAEIGALSTVRTIRWFTL
- a CDS encoding S-(hydroxymethyl)mycothiol dehydrogenase → MPSVVMRQVVFPAANAVELVTETVDLTPAPDEIVIRTLVSIISPGTELACLAGLADWAPFPFRPGYGAVGEVIAVGDAVSKIKVGDIILTHSNHASHAKARVIAVQVPDGLDPVKAVFARMADVSITALRVSNAELGDTVAVIGLGLVGNLAAQLFQLAGCRVIGIDRIPKRLDIARACGVERLINAAVADPVQTVKEWTDGAGCEVVVDATGNPQAALLAPQLAAKYGEVILLGSYFGRRLETNITELLERIHLSGYGCITFKGAHEWRYPVKEARDDLLPIERNAHLYKHSVERNAKITLRLIAEGRLKVEPLLTHRLPPEQCADAYAGLRDRADEFLGVVFDWRASA
- the iolB gene encoding 5-deoxy-glucuronate isomerase, which encodes MLREKLHVPLPEGTGRLPIVSPLLGHTQWLSAALLRLEAGSEYEGETGSEETVAVLLVGIVEMEADGKRFTGQRRDVFNDKAFGLYLPPATKFRVRAQTFVEIALMSAPARQGGEVVVITPDRIKSRSVGQFNWRRDIDDLVDATFPAKRLLVGETRNPPGNWSSYPPHKHEVEDPPFEARLEEVYHFRITPPNGFAVQLLYSDDGTLNDAVIVRDGDTIVIPKGYHPVAAPPGYSVYYLWALAGEGRRLFFRYDPRHAWVIGAENILRETAQSP
- a CDS encoding 3'3'-cGAMP-specific phosphodiesterase 3, producing the protein MDDRTAQERIAQLERRVAELEAELAQVRVESQQKLCHLQMVLDLMVQVNASLDLHRVLTAIMHAAERLTDAETSSLLLYDPETDELFFEVATGEKGEAVKQMRLKRGQGIAGHVLETGQPMLVADVTSDARHAKIVDETTGFVTRNLIAVPLRIGDEIKGVLEVLNCQSSTFTEADVNELMAISSLCAVAIDKAQTHQALQELFWDLVRAIVAMLDARNPYTRGHSERVTEFAVAIAREMGLSDEDCERIRLAGLLHDIGKVGIPDAVLLKEGLLTDVEFAVMKQHPEIGYRILAPIKRMRPYLGGVRYHHERLSGKGYPLGLKGDEIPLDARILAVADVFDALTSDRPYRAALEPSAAIEIIRRDVPNEFDSDVFAAFLRAWEKSTIVEQKRRPPLPSPFAVVGEAAI